The nucleotide window CTGTATCATCCGCAGGTGCCGCTTGCGGCCAAGAAGGAAACGGTCGTGAGGGTCTTCGGACCGCAGGTTGCCGACTATGTCCGCAACTTCCTGCTCCTGCTCGTCGACAAGCGCCGCGAAACGGCTCTCCCGGCGATTATCAGGGAGTACAGGCAACTGGCCAACAAGGCCCGCAACATAGCCGAGGCCGAGGTTACGACCGCCAGGCCGCTGGCCGAGGGCGACAGGCAAGCCCTGGCAGCCAAGCTTAGCGCCGTCACCGGCAAGACGGTCGTGCTCAATACCCGCGTGGACGAAAGCATCGTCGGTGGCGTGGTTGTGAAAATCGGCGACAAACTGATCGACGGCAGCGTGGTCCGTCAGCTCGAAACGCTGAAGGCGGCGTTGCTCAAGACCGAAGTGAGTAAGATTGGGGTGACTTACTGAGTATGAAACTGAGGCCTGAAGAAATCACGGCAATCATCAAGCAACAGATAGAGCGCTATCAGGTCGACCTCAACGTGGACGACGTCGGCACGGTCATCGAGGTCGGCGACGGCATCGCCCGCATCCACGGCCTTGAGAAGGCCATGGCCGGCGAACTGCTGGAGTTCCCCGGCGGCGTGTACGGCATGGTTCTCAACCTTGAGGAAGACAACGTCGGCGCCGTTCTTCTGGGCGGCGAGCTGCTGATAAAAGAAGGCGACACCGTCCGCCGCACCGGCCGCATCATGCAGGTGCCGGTCGGCGACGCCATGGTCGGCCGGGTTGTCAACGCTCTCGGCCAGCCGGTCGACGGCAAGGGGCCCATCAATACGACCGAGTTCCGTCCGGTCGAGTACCGCGCCCCCGGCATTGCCGATCGCCAGTCGGTCAAAGAGCCGCTCCAGACCGGTATCAAGGCCATCGACGCCATGATTCCCATCGGCCGCGGCCAGCGCGAGCTCATCATCGGCGACCGCGGCACCGGCAAGACGGCCATCGCCATCGACACGATCATCAACCAGAAGGGTCAGGGCGTCATCTGCATCTATGTGGCCATCGGCCAGAAATCTTCGACCGTCGCCCGCGTCGTGCATACCCTCGAAGAAGCCGGAGCGATGGAATACACCATCGTCGTGGCCGCCAGCGCTTCCGACAGCGCTCCGTTGCAGTACCTTGCGCCCTACGCCGGGGTAACAATGGGCGAGTACTTCATGTACAAGGGCGGCGCCGTGCTGTGCGTATACGACGACCTGTCCAAGCACGCCACCGCGTACCGCGCCATGTCGCTGCTTCTGCGCCGGCCGCCGGGCCGCGAGGCTTATCCCGGCGACGTCTTCTACTTACACTCCCGGCTTTTAGAGCGCGCTGCCAAGCTTTCCGACGAACTGGGCGGCGGTTCGATAACCGCGCTGCCGGTAATCGAGACGCTGGCCGGCGACGTTTCCGCCTATATTCCCACCAACGTCATCTCGATCACCGACGGGCAGATATTCCTGGAGAGCGAGCTGTTCTACTCCGGCACCCGCCCGGCCATCAACGCCGGCATATCCGTTTCCCGCGTCGGCGGCTCCGCCCAGATCAAGGCCATGAAGCAGGTCGCCGGCCGGTTGCGTCTCGACCTTGCCCAGTATCGCGAAATGGCGGCGTTCGCCCAGTTCGGCTCCGACCTCGACAAAGCGACCAAAGCGCTTCTCGACCGCGGCCAGCGCATGACCGAGATCCTCAAGCAGCCGCAGTACGAGCCGGTGCCGGTCGAAGAACAGATACTGACCATCTACGCCGGCGTCAACGGCTATCTCGACAACATCCCGGCCAACGAGGTCGTCCATTTCGAGCAGGACTTCATCAAGTTCATGAAGGCCAACTACGCTGAAATCAGCAAGACCATCCGCGAGAAAAAGGTCATCGACAAAGAAACCGAAGCCGCGCTCAAGGAAGCCGTAAAAGAGTTCAAAGATACTTTCGCGGCCTACGACAAGACCGGCGCGCAAGCGGGGTGATGACCAATGGCCAGTACGCGGGATATACGGCGCCGCATTAAGAGCGTCAAGAACATCCAGCAGATTACCAAGGCCATGAAGATGGTGGCTGCGGCCAGACTGCGCCGGGCCCAGGAACGGGCCAACGCCAGCCGCCCCTACACCGACAAAATCCGCGAGATACTGGCGGGTGTAGCTTCCGGGGCCAAGGATTCCGGGCATCCGCTCCTGGCGGTGCGCGAGGTCAGCCGTACGGCGTACCTCATCCTCGGCGCCGACAAGGGCCTGGCGGGGGCGTACACTTCCAACCTTCTGCGCGAGGTGCTGCCCCAGGTCGGCGGCCGGGACAACGTCCACCTGCTGACCGTCGGCCGCAAAGTCAGGGATTATTTCCGGCGGCGGGGCTATACCATCGATCAGCAATACACCGGGTTTTCGGAACGGCCGACTTACGACCAAGCCGTCAAGATGTCGCGCGATGTGGCCTCGGCTTATGCCCGCGGCGAGTACGACGAGGTGTATCTGGTTTACACCCGCTTCTTCTCGCCCATCAACCACAAGCCCGCCACCGTCAAATTGCTGCCGGTCGACACCGATACGGCTCAAGGCGAAGAGCAGCCGCGGGAATACATCTTCGAGCCGTCGGCGGAAGAAGTGCTGGGCTTGCTGCTGCCGAAGTATTTGGAAACGGTCGTTTACGGCGCCCTCCTCCAATCGGCGGCTAGCGAACTGGGCGCCAGGATGACAGCCATGGGTTCGGCCACCGACAACGCCCAGGAACTTATTTCCAAGCTGGTTTTAAACTACAACAAGGTACGCCAGGCGAATATCACCCGCGAGATTTCCGAGATCGTGGGCGGCGCCGAGGCCCTCAAATAGTGAGGAGGGGAAAGAGTGAACACTGGTAGAGTAATTCAGGTCATCGGTCCTGTCGTTGACGTCGAATTCCCCCCGGAACAGTTGCCACCGATCTATAATGCCGTGGTGATAGACGAACAAAGCGGCGAGATCCGCGTCAAACTGACGGCGGAAGTGATGCAGCACCTCGGCGACAACGTCGTCCGCTGCGTGGCCATGTCGTCCACCGACGGTCTGACCCGCGGCATGAAGGCTGTGGACATCGGCTCGCCGATCAAAGTACCGGTTGGCAAGGCGACACTGGGCCGGGTTTTCAACGTGCTGGGCGAGACGGTCGACAACGACGCGCGGCCGGTCGAAGCCGAAGATTTTTGGCCTATCCACCGTCCGGCGCCATCCTTCGAAGATCAGGAGACGTCGACCACCATCCTCGAAACAGGCATCAAGGTCGTCGACCTCATCGCCCCCTATTCCAAGGGCGGCAAAATCGGTCTGTTCGGCGGCGCAGGCGTCGGCAAAACCGTTATCATCATGGAACTCATCCGCAACATCGCCACCGAGCACGGCGGTTTTTCGGTCTTCTCCGGCGTCGGCGAGCGCACCCGCGAAGGCAATGACCTGTGGACGGAAATGAAAGAGTCGGGCGTTATCGACAAGACCGCCCTGGTGTACGGCCAGATGAACGAACCGCCGGGAGCGAGGATGCGCGTCGGCCTCACCGGACTGACGATGGCCGAATACTTCCGCGACAAAGGCGGCCAAGACGTACTGCTGTTCATCGACAACATATTCCGTTTCATCCAGGCCGGGTCCGAGGTTTCCGCCCTTCTCGGCCGCATGCCGTCCGCGGTCGGCTATCAGCCCACACTGGGCACCGACGTTGGCGCCCTGCAGGAACGCATCACCTCGACAAAGAAGGGTTCGATCACCTCGGTGCAGGCTGTTTACGTGCCGGCCGAC belongs to Sporomusaceae bacterium and includes:
- the atpG gene encoding ATP synthase F1 subunit gamma, with the protein product MASTRDIRRRIKSVKNIQQITKAMKMVAAARLRRAQERANASRPYTDKIREILAGVASGAKDSGHPLLAVREVSRTAYLILGADKGLAGAYTSNLLREVLPQVGGRDNVHLLTVGRKVRDYFRRRGYTIDQQYTGFSERPTYDQAVKMSRDVASAYARGEYDEVYLVYTRFFSPINHKPATVKLLPVDTDTAQGEEQPREYIFEPSAEEVLGLLLPKYLETVVYGALLQSAASELGARMTAMGSATDNAQELISKLVLNYNKVRQANITREISEIVGGAEALK
- the atpA gene encoding F0F1 ATP synthase subunit alpha; the encoded protein is MKLRPEEITAIIKQQIERYQVDLNVDDVGTVIEVGDGIARIHGLEKAMAGELLEFPGGVYGMVLNLEEDNVGAVLLGGELLIKEGDTVRRTGRIMQVPVGDAMVGRVVNALGQPVDGKGPINTTEFRPVEYRAPGIADRQSVKEPLQTGIKAIDAMIPIGRGQRELIIGDRGTGKTAIAIDTIINQKGQGVICIYVAIGQKSSTVARVVHTLEEAGAMEYTIVVAASASDSAPLQYLAPYAGVTMGEYFMYKGGAVLCVYDDLSKHATAYRAMSLLLRRPPGREAYPGDVFYLHSRLLERAAKLSDELGGGSITALPVIETLAGDVSAYIPTNVISITDGQIFLESELFYSGTRPAINAGISVSRVGGSAQIKAMKQVAGRLRLDLAQYREMAAFAQFGSDLDKATKALLDRGQRMTEILKQPQYEPVPVEEQILTIYAGVNGYLDNIPANEVVHFEQDFIKFMKANYAEISKTIREKKVIDKETEAALKEAVKEFKDTFAAYDKTGAQAG
- a CDS encoding F0F1 ATP synthase subunit delta, yielding MIASQLALRYAEALYEIAAEKEALDGVEKELGIVEETLAKFGELATLLYHPQVPLAAKKETVVRVFGPQVADYVRNFLLLLVDKRRETALPAIIREYRQLANKARNIAEAEVTTARPLAEGDRQALAAKLSAVTGKTVVLNTRVDESIVGGVVVKIGDKLIDGSVVRQLETLKAALLKTEVSKIGVTY
- the atpD gene encoding F0F1 ATP synthase subunit beta; the encoded protein is MNTGRVIQVIGPVVDVEFPPEQLPPIYNAVVIDEQSGEIRVKLTAEVMQHLGDNVVRCVAMSSTDGLTRGMKAVDIGSPIKVPVGKATLGRVFNVLGETVDNDARPVEAEDFWPIHRPAPSFEDQETSTTILETGIKVVDLIAPYSKGGKIGLFGGAGVGKTVIIMELIRNIATEHGGFSVFSGVGERTREGNDLWTEMKESGVIDKTALVYGQMNEPPGARMRVGLTGLTMAEYFRDKGGQDVLLFIDNIFRFIQAGSEVSALLGRMPSAVGYQPTLGTDVGALQERITSTKKGSITSVQAVYVPADDLTDPAPAATFAHLDATTVLSRQIAELGIYPAVDPLDSTSRILDPHVIGQEHYEVARGVQEVLQRYKELQDIIAILGMEELSDDDKLTVSRARKIQRFLSQPFFVAEAFTGTPGKYVPLKETIRGFKEILAGKHDDLTEQAFFMVGTIEEAVEKARQIKGE